In one window of Toxotes jaculatrix isolate fToxJac2 chromosome 10, fToxJac2.pri, whole genome shotgun sequence DNA:
- the med12 gene encoding mediator of RNA polymerase II transcription subunit 12 isoform X2 produces the protein MMAAFGILSYENRPLKRPRLGPPDVYPQDPKQKEDELTALNVKQGFNNQPAVSGDEHGSAKNVNFNPSKISSNFSSIIAEKLRYNTFPDTGKRKPQVNQKDNFWLVTARSQSSINNWFTDLAGTKPLTQLAKKVPIFSKKEEVFGYLAKYSVPVMRSAWMIKMTCAYHAAITETKVKKRHVIDPCIEWTQIITKYLWEQLQKVAEFYRQFPCQGCSSPLPATPADVETAMKQWEYNEKLAMFMFQDGMLDRHEFLTWVLECFEKVRPGEDELLRLLLPLLLQYSGEFVQSAYLSRRLAYFCTRRLNLLLSDGSLGPGTGGHPGHGILTQQGNALPPTPTSQPAGGNQPQTPFTDFYICPQHRPLVFGLSCMLQSIVLCCPSALVWHYSLTDSRNKTGSPLDLLPIAPSSLPMPGGNTSFTQQVRAKLREIEEQIKERGQAVEFRWSFDKCQETTAGFTIGRVLHTLEVLDNHSFEKSDFNNSLDSLYNRIFGSGQSKDGHEMSPDDDAVVTLLCEWAVCCKRSGRHRAMVVAKLLEKRQAEIEAERCGESEVVDEKGSVSSGSLSAATLPVFQDVLLQFLDTQAPTLTEPGNESERVEFSNLVLLFCELIRHDVFSHNIYMCTLISRGDLASDSHLPRPRSPSDEPSDESERKEQDAGSSVKMEDTGLSESMEIDHNSSANFDEMFSPPMHCESKGSPSPEKPAQEQDNKAGCKDKGLDPAFPQLYEQPRHIQYATHFPIPQEESASHECNQRLVVLYGVGKLRDEARHTIKKITKDILKVLNRKSTAETGGEEGQKRKRSKPEAFPTAEDIFSKFQHLSHFDQHQVTSQVSRNVLEQITSFALGMSYHLPLVQHIQFIFDLMEYSLNISGLIDFAIQLLNELSLVEAELLLKSSSLVGSYTTSLCLCIVAVLRRYHSCLILNPEQTAQVFDGLRIVVKSGVNPADCSSAERCILAYLYDLYTSCSHLKNKFGEIFSEFCSKVKNSIYCNIDPSDSNMLWDPVFMLDVIANPSANGLSHPMVGKLLNDSPANRYSFVCNVLMDVCVDHRDPERVNDIGIMCAELTAYCRSLSAEWLGILKALCCSSNNGNCGFNDLLCNVDVSDLSFHDSLATFVAILIARQCLLLEDLVRCVAIPSLLNAACSEQDSEPGARLTCRILLHLFKTPQRNPAPQDGVKSEKSSVGIRSSCDRHLLAASQNSIVVGAVFAVLKAVFMLGDAELRGSGLSHPAGLDDISDGRNVSIETASLDVYAKYVLKTICQQEWVGERCLKSLSEDSSALQDPVLVNIQAQRLLQLICYPHRQLDSDDGDNPQRQRIKRILQNMDQWTMRQSSLELQLMIKQSTNNELYSLLENIAKATIEVFQKSAEMNSSNPSGNGAAVQGGSASNNNSTTSKMKPILSSSERSGVWLVAPLIAKLPTSVQGHVLKAAGEELEKGQHLGSSSRKERDRQKQKSMSLLSQQPFLSLVLTCLKGQDEQREGLLTSLYSQVQQIVTNWREDQYQDDCKAKQMMHEALKLRLNLVGGMFDTVQRSTQQTTEWAVLLLDIISSGTVDMQSNNELFTTVLDMLSVLINGTLAADMSSISQGSMEENKRAYMNLVKKLRKELGDRQSESLEKVRQLLPLPKQTRDVITCEPQGSLIDTKGNKIAGFEKEGLQVSTKQKISPWDVFEGLKHSAPLSWGWFGTVRVDRKVTKFEEQQRFLLYHTHLKPKPRSYYLEPLPLPPEEEEPLTPVSQEPEKKMMEAVKPEKNVPAVPADSNKKKSNKKKKTPSTKTEDFVNRTPSSVSYGTNMPPELMQNHPYGRLPYSQPAMNMYTQNQPLPPGGPGLEPQYRPARNPQMNKMMTTRPSYPGMMPGMQGSMPGMMGLDKQYQMGYKPQPSMPQSQILRQQLQNQSMIGQQMRQITPNQPYTPMQASQNISQGYTTYGSHMGMQQHPSQGGGIVPSSYGNQNFQGTHPAANPAVVDPLRQMQQRPSGYVHQQAPGYTHSMQNTQRFPHQPLQQTPIMHGLGHMGGQGVHLGLRPNQMLPEQQQQQQQAAQQQQQQQYHLRQAALRQQQQAQQVQQQQQQQQQQVQQQQVPPQQQVPQQQQQQQQVSAVPPPGQAQNQGLGMQPLPPQQPMFPRQGMQQTQQQQQTAALVRQLQQQLSNSQPGQGTNSYY, from the exons ATGATGGCTGCTTTCGGGATCTTAAGTTACGAAAACCGGCCATTAAAGCGGCCCCGGCTCGGCCCTCCAGACGTTTATCCTCAAGatccaaaacaaaaagag gatGAGTTGACTGCACTGAATGTGAAGCAGGGGTTCAATAACCAGCCAGCAGTATCTGGTGATGAACATGGCAGtgccaaaaatgtcaacttcaACCCATCAAAG ATCAGTTCAAACTTCAGCAGCATCATTGCAGAGAAGCTGCGTTACAACACATTTCCAGACACAGGGAAGCGTAAACCACAGGTCAACCAGAAGGATAATTTCTGGCTTGTCACAGCAAGGTCACAGAGCTCCATCAATAACTGGTTCACAGATTTAGCTGGGACTAAACCCCTAACTCAGTTGGCTAAAAAG GTTCCAATCTTCAGCAAAAAGGAGGAGGTTTTTGGATACTTGGCCAAGTACTCAGTCCCTGTCATGCGTTCAGCATGGATGATCAAGATGACCTGTGCGTATCATGCAGCCATCACAGAAACTAAAGTCAAGAAGAGGCATGTGATTGATCCTTGTATAG aatggACCCAGATCATTACTAAGTACCTGTGGGAGCAGCTTCAGAAGGTGGCCGAGTTTTATAGACAGTTTCCCTGCCAAGGTTGTAGCTCACCCCTACCAGCCACTCCTGCTGACGTCGAGACGGCCATGAAGCAGTGGGAATACAACGAGAAGCTGGCCATGTTCATGTTTCAG GATGGTATGTTAGACAGACATGAGTTCCTGACATGGGTGCTGGAGTGCTTTGAGAAGGTCCGACCCGGTGAAGATGAACTTCTCAGACTTCTCCTGCCCCTTTTACTACAG TACTCAGGGGAATTTGTACAGTCAGCTTACTTGTCACGGAGACTTGCTTACTTCTGCACACGGCGCCTCAACCTGTTGCTAAGCGATGGGAGCCTAGGCCCTGGCACAGGAGGACATCCAGGGCATGGCATCTTGACGCAGCAAGGTAACGCcctaccccccaccccaacctccCAGCCAGCAGGAGGGAACCAGCCCCAGACACCCTTCACGGATTTCTACATCTGCCCCCAGCACAGGCCTCTGGTGTTTGGCCTCAGCTGCATGTTACAG AGCATAGTGTTGTGTTGTCCCAGTGCCCTTGTGTGGCATTActctctgacagacagcagaaacAAGACCGGCTCTCCTCTGGACCTCCTTCCCATCGCTCCGTCCAGCTTACCAATGCCAGGAGGCAACACTTCCTTCACACAGCAG GTCCGTGCAAAGTTGAGAGAAATCGAGGAGCAAATTAAGGAGCGAGGCCAGGCAGTGGAGTTCAGGTGGTCTTTTGATAAGTGCCAGGAGACCACAGCAG GGTTCACCATTGGAAGGGTTCTCCACACTCTGGAGGTTTTAGACAACCACAGCTTTGAGAAGTCTGACTTTAACAACTCCCTGGATTCGCTGTACAACAGGATATTTGGCTCAGGCCAGAGTAAAGATGGCCATGAA ATGTCTCCGGATGATGATGCAGTGGTGACCTTGCTTTGTGAATGGGCAGTGTGCTGTAAGCGCTCTGGCAGACACAGGGCCATGGTGGTGGCTAAGCTGCTGGAAAAGAGACAGGCTGAAATAGAAGCAGAG AGGTGTGGTGAGTCGGAGGTGGTGGATGAGAAGGGCTCTGTGTCATCCGGCTCCCTCTCAGCTGCCACACTACCCGTCTTTCAGGATGTTCTGCTGCAGTTCCTTGATACTCAGGCCCCCACACTGA CGGAGCCCGGGAATGAAAGTGAACGAGTGGAGTTTTCCAACCTGGTCCTGCTCTTCTGTGAGCTCATCCGTCACGACGTCTTTTCCCATAACATCTACATGTGCACGCTTATTTCCCGCGGTGACCTGGCATCTGACTCCCACCTGCCACGTCCACGATCCCCCAGCGATGAGCCCTCGGATGAATCAGAGCGCAAGGAGCAGGATGCGGGCAGCAGTGTCAAGATGGAG GATACCGGTCTGTCAGAGTCGATGGAAATCGATCATAACTCCAGTGCTAATTTTGACGAG ATGTTCTCTCCTCCGATGCACTGCGAGTCTAAGGGCAGCCCCTCTCCAGAGAAGCCAGCTCAGGAGCAGGACAACAAGGCTGGCTGTAAGGACAAGGGCTTGGACCCGGCCTTCCCTCAACTCTACGAGCAACCCCGCCACATTCAATATGCCACTCATTTTCCTATTCCTCAG GAGGAAAGCGCCAGCCACGAGTGCAACCAGCGGTTAGTGGTCCTGTACGGTGTGGGCAAACTGAGAGATGAGGCGCGACACACCATCAAGAAAATTACCAAAGACATCTTGAAGGTGCTCAACCGCAAAagcacagcagaaacag GGGGGGAGGAAggacaaaagaggaagaggagtaaGCCGGAGGCCTTTCCCACTGCAGAGGATATCTTCTCCAAATTCCAGCACCTCTCCCACTTTGACCAGCACCAGGTCACCTCGCAG gtgtcCAGAAACGTTCTGGAACAGATCACCAGCTTTGCCTTAGGGATGTCTTATCACCTGCCTCTCGTCCAGCACATTCAGTTCATCTTTGACCTCATGGAGTACTCCCTCAACATTAGTGGCCTCATAGACTTTGCTATTCAG ctTCTGAATGAGTTGAGCCTGGTGGAAGccgagctgctgctgaagtcaTCCAGCCTGGTGGGCAGCTACACCACcagcctgtgtctgtgtattgtAGCTGTGCTGAGGAGGTACCACTCCTGCCTCATTCTCAATCCTGAGCAGACAGCGCAAGTTTTTGATGG GTTGCGCATCGTGGTGAAATCAGGTGTGAACCCAGCAGACTGTTCCTCTGCTGAGCGCTGCATCTTGGCCTATCTGTATGACCTCTACACCTCCTGCAGTCACCTCAAGAACAAGTTCGGCGAGATTTTTAG TGAGTTCTGCTCCAAAGTGAAGAACTCCATCTACTGCAACATTGACCCATCAGACTCTAACATGCTTTGGGatcctgtgttcatgttggaCGTCATTGCCAACCCATCCGCTAATGGCTTGAGCCACCCCATGGTGGGCAAGCTCCTCAACGACTCCCCAGCCAACCGCTACAGCTTCGTCTGTAATGTGctcatggatgtgtgtgtggaccaCCGAGACCCTGAGAG GGTGAACGATATTGGGATCATGTGTGCAGAGCTGACGGCGTATTGTCGCTCTCTGAGTGCCGAATGGCTCGGTATCCTCAaagctctctgctgctcctctaacAATGGCAACTGTGGCTTCAATGATTTGCTGTGTAACGTAGAT GTTAGCGATTTGTCCTTCCATGATTCCCTGGCAACCTTCGTAGCCATTCTCATTGCAAGACAGTGTCTGCTCCTTGAAGACCTGGTTCGCTGTGTGGCCATTCCTTCTCTCCTCAATGCAG CCTGCAGTGAGCAAGACTCTGAGCCAGGAGCCAGACTCACCTGCAGGATTCTGTTGCACCTTTTCAAGACGCCACAGCGCAACCCTGCCCCCCAAGATGGTGTGAAGTCAG AGAAATCCTCAGTTGGTATCCGATCGTCTTGTGATCGCCACCTTCTTGCTGCCTCTCAGAACAGCATTGTTGTTGGAGCAGTATTTGCAGTCCTAAAAGCCGTCTTCATGCTGG GTGATGCCGAGCTCAGAGGCTCAGGACTGTCTCACCCTGCTGGCCTCGATGACATATCTGACGGACGCAATGTCTCTATCGAAACGGCCAGCTTGGATGTGTATGCGAAGTATGTTCTGAAGACGATCTGCCAGCAG GAATGGGTTGGAGAGCGCTGCCTGAAGTCTCTGTCTGAGGACAGCAGTGCCCTCCAGGACCCGGTGCTGGTAAACATTCAGGCCCAACGGCTGCTGCAGCTTATTTGCTATCCTCACCGCCAGCTGGACAGTGACGATGGTGACAACCCACAGAGACAGCGCATCAAACGCATCCTACAG AACATGGACCAATGGACGATGAGGCAGTCGTccctggagctgcagctgatgatCAAACAGAGCACAAACAAT gaGCTCTACTCACTCTTGGAAAACATAGCCAAGGCCACCATAGAGGTGTTTCAGAAATCAGCTGAGATGAACTCCAGTAACCCCTCAGGGAATGGAGCAGCAGTCCAAGGTGGATCCGcatccaacaacaacagcaccacAAGCAAGATGAAACCTATTTTAAG CTCATCAGAGCGGTCAGGTGTTTGGCTGGTGGCTCCGTTGATAGCCAAGCTGCCCACCTCGGTTCAGGGCCATGTACTGAAGGCCGCaggagaggagctggagaaaggaCAGCATCTGGGCTCTTCCTCACGCAAGGAGAGGGacaggcagaaacagaaaag TATGTCTCTGCTGAGCCAGCAGCCATTCCTGTCTTTGGTGCTGACCTGCTTGAAAGGGCAGGATGAACAGAGGGAAGGCCTTCTCACCTCGCTCTACAGCCAAGTGCAGCAGATTGTCACCAACTGGAGAGAAGACCAGTACCAGGATGACTGCAAGGCAAAGCAGATGATGCACGAGGCTCTGAAACTACGCCTGAATCTT GTGGGCGGCATGTTTGACACGGTGCAGCGCAGCACCCAGCAGACGACTGAGTGGGCAGTACTACTCCTCGACATCATCAGCAGCGGCACAGTGGACATGCAGTCCAATAA tgAGCTCTTCACAACTGTGTTGGACATGTTGAGTGTGCTCATTAACGGCACACTGGCTGCTGACATGTCCAGTATCTCTCAGGGCAGCATGGAGGAGAATAAGAGAGCCTATATGAACCTGGTCAAGAAGCTCAGG AAAGAGCTTGGAGATCGGCAGTCAGAAAGTTTGGAAAAAGTTCGCCAGCTACTGCCGCTGCCCAAGCAAACCCGTGATGTCATTACCTGTGAACCTCAGGGCTCGCTCATAGACACGAAGGGTAACAAGATCGCTGGCTTTGAGAAGGAG GGCCTTCAAGTATCAACCAAACAGAAGATTTCTCCTTGGGATGTCTTTGAGGGTCTCAAACACTCTGCCCCCCTCTCCTGGGGCTGGTTTGGTACAGTGCGTGTGGACCGCAAGGTCACCAAATTTGAGGAGCAGCAGCGTTTCCTGCTTTACCACACCCACCTGAAGCCCAAACCTCGAAGCTATTACCTGGAGCCGCTCCCTCTGCCCCCTGAAGAGGAGGAGCCTCTGACGCCTGTCTCCCAGGaaccagagaagaagatgaTGGAGGCAGTGAAGCCAGAGAAGAATGTGCCCGCTGTGCCCGCTGACTCAAACAAGAAGAAATccaataagaaaaagaaaactccctCTACCAAGACTGAG GACTTTGTGAACCGTACACCAAGTAGTGTGAGCTATGGGACTAATATGCCACCTGAGCTCATGCAGAACCACCCATATGGCAGGCTGCCGTACAGCCAGCCGGCCAtgaacatgtacacacagaacCAGCCTCTTCCTCCAG GAGGGCCTGGTTTAGAACCTCAATACAGACCTGCCCGCAACCCACAGATGAACAAAATGATGACTACTCGGCCCAGCTACCCCGGCATGATGCCTGGCATGCAGGGAAGCATGCCTGGCATGATGGGACTGGACAAGCAATACCAAATGGGTTATAAACCCCAGCCTAGCATGCCACAGAGCCAGATACTGCgccagcagctgcag AATCAGAGCATGATAGGACAGCAGATGAGACAGATAACACCCAACCAACCATACACTCCAATGCAGGCATCTCAG AACATATCTCAGGGCTATACCACATACGGATCACACATGGGGATGCAGCAGCATCCGTCCCAAGGTGGTGGTATAGTTCCTTCCTCCTATGGGAACCAGAACTTCCAGGGCACCCATCCTGCAGCCAACCCGGCTGTGGTGGATCCTCTTAGGCAAATGCAGCAGAGGCCCAGTGGTTATGTTCACCAGCAGGCTCCAGGCtacacacacagtatgcagAACACGCAGAG GTTTCCTCACCAGCCCCTCCAGCAGACTCCCATCATGCACGGTCTCGGTCACATGGGAGGCCAGGGCGTCCATCTAGGCTTGAGGCCCAATCAGATGCTGccagaacaacagcaacagcagcaacaagcagcacagcagcagcagcagcagcagtaccaCCTCAGACAAGCAGCGCTCAGG cagcagcaacaggcccAACAagttcaacagcagcaacaacagcagcagcagcaagtccagcagcagcaggttcctcctcagcagcaagttccacaacaacagcagcagcagcagcaggtgtccGCCGTGCCTCCTCCAGGCCAGGCGCAGAACCAGGGCCTGGGTATGCAGCCGCTGCCTCCACAGCAGCCTATG TTCCCACGGCAGGGAATGCAGCAgactcaacagcagcagcagactgcagcCCTGGTCAGGCAGCTGCAACAGCAACTTTCAA ATTCACAACCAGGACAAGGCACCAATTCATATTACTGA